The following nucleotide sequence is from Mycobacteriales bacterium.
GTCCGATGACGAGCTGGCGCCGATCGACGACGAGCCGGCGGTTCCGTGACGCCTCGTGCCCGGTGACCGAAGCGAGTGGCGAGGGGGAACGACCGAGGATGGACATCGCGCTACTGGTCAACCCGACCGCGGGCAAGGGGCGGGCTCGCGCCGTCGTCGCGCACGTCGCCGGGCGGTTCCAGGAGGCCGGCGCTGACGTCAGCATCCTGGTCGGTCACGATGCCGACGACGCGCTCCGGCTCGCGCGCAGGGCGGTCGAGAGCGGCTGCGATGCCCTCGTCGCGCTCGGCGGAGACGGGATGGCGCATCTTGCCGTCAACGCCGTCGCGGGCACATCAACCCCGCTCGGCATCATCCCGGCGGGCACCGGCAACGACCTCGCGAAGACGCTCTGCCTGCCGTTGAAGGATCCGGTCGCCGCCGCCGGGCTCATTGCCGAACGTCTCTCCGGTGCCGGCGCCTGGGCGATGGACGCCGTACGCGTCGGCGACCGGTGGTTCGGCTGCGTGCTCGGAGCCGGCTTCGACTCGCGGGTCAACGACCGGGCCAACCGGTTGACCTGGCCCCGCGGGCGCGCCCGCTACAACCTGGCCAT
It contains:
- a CDS encoding diacylglycerol kinase, whose amino-acid sequence is MDIALLVNPTAGKGRARAVVAHVAGRFQEAGADVSILVGHDADDALRLARRAVESGCDALVALGGDGMAHLAVNAVAGTSTPLGIIPAGTGNDLAKTLCLPLKDPVAAAGLIAERLSGAGAWAMDAVRVGDRWFGCVLGAGFDSRVNDRANRLTWPRGRARYNLAILAELRVFKPLPFRLLLDDGEPWETEAMLVALGNAKSYGAGMLVCPDADLTDGLIDVTVLGPVSKPEFLKTFPKVYKGTHTNHPAVTTRRAEKVRLEADGVTAYADGEYLAELPITAECVPGAVQILA